A single window of Colletes latitarsis isolate SP2378_abdomen chromosome 6, iyColLati1, whole genome shotgun sequence DNA harbors:
- the Scamc gene encoding short Calcium-binding Mitochondrial Carrier isoform X2, giving the protein MYTLKNPGILKHESIPSTCQVCEEFLQGYHELLQRYMDIGEDIGVPEDFTTSEMVSGMWWRHLVSGGVAGAVSRTCTAPLDRIKVYLQVHGTRHCKIRSCFWYMLREGGLTSLWRGNGINVLKIGPESALKFMTYEQIKRAIKGDDVRELGLYERLMAGSLAGGISQSAIYPLEVLKTRFALRKTGEFSGLVDATKKIYRQGGLKSFYRGYIPNLMGIIPYAGIDLAIYETLKNRYLQTHDKNEQPPFFILLVCGTMSSTAGQVCSYPLALVRTRLQADISPDKSPNTMVGVFKDIIRKEGVRGLYRGLTPNFLKVVPAVSISYIVYENFRGLLGVNMT; this is encoded by the exons ATGTACACGTTAAAAAATCCGGGAATATTGAAACACGAAAGCATCCCGTCGACCtgtcaggtttgcgaggaattcCTTCAAGGCTATCATGAACTCCTGCAACGG taTATGGACATTGGGGAGGACATTGGAGTCCCTGAAGATTTTACAACTAGCGAAATGGTCTCTGGAATGTGGTGGCGACATTTAGTGTCCGGTGGTGTAGCTGGTGCTGTCTCGCGCACATGTACTGCGCCATTGGATCGGATTAAAGTTTACCTACAA GTACATGGAACGCGACACTGCAAAATCAGAAGTTGCTTCTGGTATATGCTTCGTGAGGGTGGATTAACTAGTCTGTGGAGAGGGAATGGTATAAACGTACTTAAAATCGGACCAGAAAGTGCATTAAAATTTATGACCTATGAGCAGATTAAGAGAGCAATTAAAGGAGACGACGTTAGGGAGCTAGGACTTTATGAACGATTAATGGCAGGATCTTTAGCAGGTGGAATTAGTCAGTCTGCCATATATCCACTTGAG GTACTCAAAACTAGGTTTGCGCTTAGAAAAACAGGagaattttcaggtttggttgatgcaacaaaaaaaatatacagaCAAGGAGGTTTAAAATCCTTCTATAGAGGTTATATCCCTAATTTAATGGGGATAATTCCATATGCTGGTATTGATTTGGCCATATATGAA ACTTTGAAGAATAGGTATTTACAAACACATGACAAAAATGAACAACCACCGTTTTTCATATTATTAGTGTGCGGAACAATGTCTAGTACAGCTGGTCAAGTGTGTTCATACCCATTAGCTCTAGTCAGGACACGATTGCAAGCTGATATATCGCCAGATAAGTCTCCTAATACCATGGTTGGTGTTTTTAAAGATATTATTAGGAAAGAAGGAGTTCGTGGTTTATACAGAGGTTTAACACCAAATTTCTTAAAG GTGGTTCCGGCTGTATCGATTAGTTACATAGTGTATGAGAATTTCAGAGGGTTGCTGGGTGTCAATATGACGTGA